The following coding sequences are from one Salmo trutta chromosome 36, fSalTru1.1, whole genome shotgun sequence window:
- the lrrc71 gene encoding leucine-rich repeat-containing protein 71 isoform X1: MKKRVEKVVKEKAAGNVEDEFSKIAGLNIQEKCPVQRIDDYQCSGSLEMDFPELCSLLGMKEIPAVTPRPPASVTPTTERGNMEESQSQMGAGIATTTWCPKPRLQVELESEDPRSIKEVRVCGWKVDELMARVLNKTLPALSNLQNLHLWRAGLTGRTLTSLKNTISLCSNLRTVVLEGNPLPEQSYHLLISEDSMLTHVSLRNNRIGEEGARLIGSALATAQAANNNLLSLNLAFNSIGDAGAAHIAQGLRLNRSLLCLSLANNHIGDTGASRLAEVLGPFSLTHDEVVERRRLLLRRDQSPSHADSKCERPLSIPSSSSLERNVSKGAKVASKKKDTAKKDEKPAANQTGGVAGKKEEPKLARKASDTKLPRGKGGKSGVKEKRPSVLDQEEKANATQNKSAELVETVSPLLEPGVQHTGGRVILPGNTALTSLNLAGNMLSEQSLLLFLSSVGAQTEGGGLLRLCLNRNRFPPDCDSFLKIKELMSLRDPLNKTAPAQVDDEQGQAA, encoded by the exons ATGAAAAAGAGGGTTGAGAAAGTCGTGAAAGAGAAGGCAGCTGGTAACGTTGAGGATGAGTTTTCGAAAATTGCTG GACTAAATATACAGGAAAAGTGTCCAGTTCAGAGGATAG ATGATTATCAGTGCTCTGGCAGTCTGGAGATGGACTTCCCTGAGCTGTGTTCTCTTCTGGGCATGAAGGAGATCCCTGCTGTAACCCCACGACCCCCAGCCTCTGTCACTCCTACCACAGAGAGAGGCAACATGG AGGAGAGCCAGTCCCAGATGGGTGCTGGTATAGCGACCACAACGTGGTGCCCTAAACCACGCCTCCAAGTGGAGCTGGAGAGCGAGGACCCTCGCAGTATTAAggaggtcagggtgtgtg GGTGGAAGGTGGATGAGCTGATGGCTCGAGTGCTTAACAAGACACTTCCAGCCCTAAGCAACCTACAGAATCTGCA TCTGTGGCGTGCTGGTCTGACGGGGCGAACTCTGACCTCCCTGAAGAATACAATATCTCTCTGCTCAAACCTAAG GACTGTGGTTTTGGAGGGAAACCCACTACCAGAGCAGAGTTATCACCTCCTTATATCTGAAGACAGTAT GCTTACTCATGTATCACTGCGTAATAACCGGATTGGCGAGGAGGGAGCTCGCCTGATTGGCTCAGCCCTCGCTACAGCCCAGGCTGCCAACAATAATCTTCTGTCACTCAATCTGGCCTTCAATTCCATTGGTGATGCGGGCGCTGCTCATATAGCACAG GGTTTGCGTCTGAATCGCTctttgctgtgtctctctctggccaATAATCATATTGGAGACACAGGAGCCTCTCGTCTGGCAGAG GTGCTGGGTCCCTTTTCTCTGACCCATGATGAGGTTGTTGAGAGGAGGAGGCTGCTGCTCAGAAGAGACCAGTCG CCCTCTCATGCTGACTCAAAGTGTGAACgacctctctccatccccagcAGCTCCTCACTGGAGCGCAACGTCAGCAAAGGAGCCAAGGTTGCCTCCAAGAAAAAG gacACAGCCAAAAAGGATGAGAAGCCAGCAGCAAACCAGACTGGAGGGGTAGCAGGAAAGAAAGAGGAACCAAAGTTGGCCAGAAAAG CCTCTGACACCAAGTTGCCCCGGGGTAAAGGGGGAAAGTCAGGGGTTAAAGAGAAGCGCCCATCTGTGTTGGATCAAGAG GAGAAGGCCAATGCTACACagaataag TCAGCAGAGTTGGTTGAGACCGTGAGCCCCCTGCTGGAGCCGGGAGTGCAACACACTGGAGGCCGAGTAATTCTGCCTGGGAACACAGCCCTCACCTCCCTCAACCTAGCAG GCAACATGCTTTCAGAGCAGTCGctgctcctcttcctgtcctcagTGGGGGCGCAGACTGAAGGGGGAGGTCTGCTTCGTCTCTGTCTCAAT AGAAACCGCTTCCCTCCAGACTGTGATTCCTTCCTCAAGATAAAAGAACTGATGTCACTCAGGGATCCTCTCAACAAAACGGCCCCTGCTCAAGTAGATGACGAACAGGGGCAGGCAGCATAA
- the lrrc71 gene encoding leucine-rich repeat-containing protein 71 isoform X3 has translation MKKRVEKVVKEKAAGNVEDEFSKIADDYQCSGSLEMDFPELCSLLGMKEIPAVTPRPPASVTPTTERGNMEESQSQMGAGIATTTWCPKPRLQVELESEDPRSIKEVRVCGWKVDELMARVLNKTLPALSNLQNLHLWRAGLTGRTLTSLKNTISLCSNLRTVVLEGNPLPEQSYHLLISEDSMLTHVSLRNNRIGEEGARLIGSALATAQAANNNLLSLNLAFNSIGDAGAAHIAQGLRLNRSLLCLSLANNHIGDTGASRLAEVLGPFSLTHDEVVERRRLLLRRDQSPSHADSKCERPLSIPSSSSLERNVSKGAKVASKKKDTAKKDEKPAANQTGGVAGKKEEPKLARKASDTKLPRGKGGKSGVKEKRPSVLDQEEKANATQNKSAELVETVSPLLEPGVQHTGGRVILPGNTALTSLNLAGNMLSEQSLLLFLSSVGAQTEGGGLLRLCLNRNRFPPDCDSFLKIKELMSLRDPLNKTAPAQVDDEQGQAA, from the exons ATGAAAAAGAGGGTTGAGAAAGTCGTGAAAGAGAAGGCAGCTGGTAACGTTGAGGATGAGTTTTCGAAAATTGCTG ATGATTATCAGTGCTCTGGCAGTCTGGAGATGGACTTCCCTGAGCTGTGTTCTCTTCTGGGCATGAAGGAGATCCCTGCTGTAACCCCACGACCCCCAGCCTCTGTCACTCCTACCACAGAGAGAGGCAACATGG AGGAGAGCCAGTCCCAGATGGGTGCTGGTATAGCGACCACAACGTGGTGCCCTAAACCACGCCTCCAAGTGGAGCTGGAGAGCGAGGACCCTCGCAGTATTAAggaggtcagggtgtgtg GGTGGAAGGTGGATGAGCTGATGGCTCGAGTGCTTAACAAGACACTTCCAGCCCTAAGCAACCTACAGAATCTGCA TCTGTGGCGTGCTGGTCTGACGGGGCGAACTCTGACCTCCCTGAAGAATACAATATCTCTCTGCTCAAACCTAAG GACTGTGGTTTTGGAGGGAAACCCACTACCAGAGCAGAGTTATCACCTCCTTATATCTGAAGACAGTAT GCTTACTCATGTATCACTGCGTAATAACCGGATTGGCGAGGAGGGAGCTCGCCTGATTGGCTCAGCCCTCGCTACAGCCCAGGCTGCCAACAATAATCTTCTGTCACTCAATCTGGCCTTCAATTCCATTGGTGATGCGGGCGCTGCTCATATAGCACAG GGTTTGCGTCTGAATCGCTctttgctgtgtctctctctggccaATAATCATATTGGAGACACAGGAGCCTCTCGTCTGGCAGAG GTGCTGGGTCCCTTTTCTCTGACCCATGATGAGGTTGTTGAGAGGAGGAGGCTGCTGCTCAGAAGAGACCAGTCG CCCTCTCATGCTGACTCAAAGTGTGAACgacctctctccatccccagcAGCTCCTCACTGGAGCGCAACGTCAGCAAAGGAGCCAAGGTTGCCTCCAAGAAAAAG gacACAGCCAAAAAGGATGAGAAGCCAGCAGCAAACCAGACTGGAGGGGTAGCAGGAAAGAAAGAGGAACCAAAGTTGGCCAGAAAAG CCTCTGACACCAAGTTGCCCCGGGGTAAAGGGGGAAAGTCAGGGGTTAAAGAGAAGCGCCCATCTGTGTTGGATCAAGAG GAGAAGGCCAATGCTACACagaataag TCAGCAGAGTTGGTTGAGACCGTGAGCCCCCTGCTGGAGCCGGGAGTGCAACACACTGGAGGCCGAGTAATTCTGCCTGGGAACACAGCCCTCACCTCCCTCAACCTAGCAG GCAACATGCTTTCAGAGCAGTCGctgctcctcttcctgtcctcagTGGGGGCGCAGACTGAAGGGGGAGGTCTGCTTCGTCTCTGTCTCAAT AGAAACCGCTTCCCTCCAGACTGTGATTCCTTCCTCAAGATAAAAGAACTGATGTCACTCAGGGATCCTCTCAACAAAACGGCCCCTGCTCAAGTAGATGACGAACAGGGGCAGGCAGCATAA
- the lrrc71 gene encoding leucine-rich repeat-containing protein 71 isoform X4, giving the protein MDFPELCSLLGMKEIPAVTPRPPASVTPTTERGNMEESQSQMGAGIATTTWCPKPRLQVELESEDPRSIKEVRVCGWKVDELMARVLNKTLPALSNLQNLHLWRAGLTGRTLTSLKNTISLCSNLRTVVLEGNPLPEQSYHLLISEDSMLTHVSLRNNRIGEEGARLIGSALATAQAANNNLLSLNLAFNSIGDAGAAHIAQGLRLNRSLLCLSLANNHIGDTGASRLAEVLGPFSLTHDEVVERRRLLLRRDQSPSHADSKCERPLSIPSSSSLERNVSKGAKVASKKKDTAKKDEKPAANQTGGVAGKKEEPKLARKASDTKLPRGKGGKSGVKEKRPSVLDQEEKANATQNKSAELVETVSPLLEPGVQHTGGRVILPGNTALTSLNLAGNMLSEQSLLLFLSSVGAQTEGGGLLRLCLNRNRFPPDCDSFLKIKELMSLRDPLNKTAPAQVDDEQGQAA; this is encoded by the exons ATGGACTTCCCTGAGCTGTGTTCTCTTCTGGGCATGAAGGAGATCCCTGCTGTAACCCCACGACCCCCAGCCTCTGTCACTCCTACCACAGAGAGAGGCAACATGG AGGAGAGCCAGTCCCAGATGGGTGCTGGTATAGCGACCACAACGTGGTGCCCTAAACCACGCCTCCAAGTGGAGCTGGAGAGCGAGGACCCTCGCAGTATTAAggaggtcagggtgtgtg GGTGGAAGGTGGATGAGCTGATGGCTCGAGTGCTTAACAAGACACTTCCAGCCCTAAGCAACCTACAGAATCTGCA TCTGTGGCGTGCTGGTCTGACGGGGCGAACTCTGACCTCCCTGAAGAATACAATATCTCTCTGCTCAAACCTAAG GACTGTGGTTTTGGAGGGAAACCCACTACCAGAGCAGAGTTATCACCTCCTTATATCTGAAGACAGTAT GCTTACTCATGTATCACTGCGTAATAACCGGATTGGCGAGGAGGGAGCTCGCCTGATTGGCTCAGCCCTCGCTACAGCCCAGGCTGCCAACAATAATCTTCTGTCACTCAATCTGGCCTTCAATTCCATTGGTGATGCGGGCGCTGCTCATATAGCACAG GGTTTGCGTCTGAATCGCTctttgctgtgtctctctctggccaATAATCATATTGGAGACACAGGAGCCTCTCGTCTGGCAGAG GTGCTGGGTCCCTTTTCTCTGACCCATGATGAGGTTGTTGAGAGGAGGAGGCTGCTGCTCAGAAGAGACCAGTCG CCCTCTCATGCTGACTCAAAGTGTGAACgacctctctccatccccagcAGCTCCTCACTGGAGCGCAACGTCAGCAAAGGAGCCAAGGTTGCCTCCAAGAAAAAG gacACAGCCAAAAAGGATGAGAAGCCAGCAGCAAACCAGACTGGAGGGGTAGCAGGAAAGAAAGAGGAACCAAAGTTGGCCAGAAAAG CCTCTGACACCAAGTTGCCCCGGGGTAAAGGGGGAAAGTCAGGGGTTAAAGAGAAGCGCCCATCTGTGTTGGATCAAGAG GAGAAGGCCAATGCTACACagaataag TCAGCAGAGTTGGTTGAGACCGTGAGCCCCCTGCTGGAGCCGGGAGTGCAACACACTGGAGGCCGAGTAATTCTGCCTGGGAACACAGCCCTCACCTCCCTCAACCTAGCAG GCAACATGCTTTCAGAGCAGTCGctgctcctcttcctgtcctcagTGGGGGCGCAGACTGAAGGGGGAGGTCTGCTTCGTCTCTGTCTCAAT AGAAACCGCTTCCCTCCAGACTGTGATTCCTTCCTCAAGATAAAAGAACTGATGTCACTCAGGGATCCTCTCAACAAAACGGCCCCTGCTCAAGTAGATGACGAACAGGGGCAGGCAGCATAA
- the lrrc71 gene encoding leucine-rich repeat-containing protein 71 isoform X2 encodes MKKRVEKVVKEKAAGNVEDEFSKIAGLNIQEKCPVQRIDDYQCSGSLEMDFPELCSLLGMKEIPAVTPRPPASVTPTTERGNMEESQSQMGAGIATTTWCPKPRLQVELESEDPRSIKEVRVCGWKVDELMARVLNKTLPALSNLQNLHLWRAGLTGRTLTSLKNTISLCSNLRTVVLEGNPLPEQSYHLLISEDSMLTHVSLRNNRIGEEGARLIGSALATAQAANNNLLSLNLAFNSIGDAGAAHIAQGLRLNRSLLCLSLANNHIGDTGASRLAEVLGPFSLTHDEVVERRRLLLRRDQSPSHADSKCERPLSIPSSSSLERNVSKGAKVASKKKDTAKKDEKPAANQTGGVAGKKEEPKLARKASDTKLPRGKGGKSGVKEKRPSVLDQEVPTETQSAELVETVSPLLEPGVQHTGGRVILPGNTALTSLNLAGNMLSEQSLLLFLSSVGAQTEGGGLLRLCLNRNRFPPDCDSFLKIKELMSLRDPLNKTAPAQVDDEQGQAA; translated from the exons ATGAAAAAGAGGGTTGAGAAAGTCGTGAAAGAGAAGGCAGCTGGTAACGTTGAGGATGAGTTTTCGAAAATTGCTG GACTAAATATACAGGAAAAGTGTCCAGTTCAGAGGATAG ATGATTATCAGTGCTCTGGCAGTCTGGAGATGGACTTCCCTGAGCTGTGTTCTCTTCTGGGCATGAAGGAGATCCCTGCTGTAACCCCACGACCCCCAGCCTCTGTCACTCCTACCACAGAGAGAGGCAACATGG AGGAGAGCCAGTCCCAGATGGGTGCTGGTATAGCGACCACAACGTGGTGCCCTAAACCACGCCTCCAAGTGGAGCTGGAGAGCGAGGACCCTCGCAGTATTAAggaggtcagggtgtgtg GGTGGAAGGTGGATGAGCTGATGGCTCGAGTGCTTAACAAGACACTTCCAGCCCTAAGCAACCTACAGAATCTGCA TCTGTGGCGTGCTGGTCTGACGGGGCGAACTCTGACCTCCCTGAAGAATACAATATCTCTCTGCTCAAACCTAAG GACTGTGGTTTTGGAGGGAAACCCACTACCAGAGCAGAGTTATCACCTCCTTATATCTGAAGACAGTAT GCTTACTCATGTATCACTGCGTAATAACCGGATTGGCGAGGAGGGAGCTCGCCTGATTGGCTCAGCCCTCGCTACAGCCCAGGCTGCCAACAATAATCTTCTGTCACTCAATCTGGCCTTCAATTCCATTGGTGATGCGGGCGCTGCTCATATAGCACAG GGTTTGCGTCTGAATCGCTctttgctgtgtctctctctggccaATAATCATATTGGAGACACAGGAGCCTCTCGTCTGGCAGAG GTGCTGGGTCCCTTTTCTCTGACCCATGATGAGGTTGTTGAGAGGAGGAGGCTGCTGCTCAGAAGAGACCAGTCG CCCTCTCATGCTGACTCAAAGTGTGAACgacctctctccatccccagcAGCTCCTCACTGGAGCGCAACGTCAGCAAAGGAGCCAAGGTTGCCTCCAAGAAAAAG gacACAGCCAAAAAGGATGAGAAGCCAGCAGCAAACCAGACTGGAGGGGTAGCAGGAAAGAAAGAGGAACCAAAGTTGGCCAGAAAAG CCTCTGACACCAAGTTGCCCCGGGGTAAAGGGGGAAAGTCAGGGGTTAAAGAGAAGCGCCCATCTGTGTTGGATCAAGAGGTACCAACAGAGACTCAG TCAGCAGAGTTGGTTGAGACCGTGAGCCCCCTGCTGGAGCCGGGAGTGCAACACACTGGAGGCCGAGTAATTCTGCCTGGGAACACAGCCCTCACCTCCCTCAACCTAGCAG GCAACATGCTTTCAGAGCAGTCGctgctcctcttcctgtcctcagTGGGGGCGCAGACTGAAGGGGGAGGTCTGCTTCGTCTCTGTCTCAAT AGAAACCGCTTCCCTCCAGACTGTGATTCCTTCCTCAAGATAAAAGAACTGATGTCACTCAGGGATCCTCTCAACAAAACGGCCCCTGCTCAAGTAGATGACGAACAGGGGCAGGCAGCATAA